DNA sequence from the Oncorhynchus clarkii lewisi isolate Uvic-CL-2024 chromosome 24, UVic_Ocla_1.0, whole genome shotgun sequence genome:
TCTAAACCAGTGCTGAGTCTCAGGCTGTATCTGACTGAACCAATAGAAACAGGGATGACGTCATCCTCCCAGATCTCTAGAAACATTATAATTTACTATTTTATATTCAATGTATTATTATCATCTTGTTGTTCTTGTATATAAAGTAAATGTTCTGTACTCTGTCATGTAttttatgttttgtgttttgCAGCTCAGTCCaggctcttctctgtcctggcgcCCCAATGTAGAACCATCTTCCCCTGAAGCTAGGATAGCAGAGTCCCTTCCCATCTTCCCCTGATGCTAGGACagtagagtccctgtccatcttctccctgaagctaggacagtagagtccctgtccatcttcccctgaagctaggacagcagtcCCTTCCCATCTTCCCCTGAAGCTAGGATAGCAGAGTCCCTTCCCATcttcccctgaagctaggacagtagagtccctgtccatcttcccctgaagctaggacagcagtcCCTTCCCATCTTCCCCTGAAGCTAGGATAGCAGAGTCCCTTCCCATCTTCCCCTGATGCTAGGACagtagagtccctgtccatcttccccctgaagctaggacagtagagtcccttcccatcttccccctgaagctaggacagcagagtcccttccCATCTTCCCCCTGATGCTAGGACAGTAGAGTCCCatccccatcttccccctgatgctaggacagtagagtccctgcccatcttccccctgaagctaggacagtagagtccctccccatcttcccctgatgctaggacagcagtcccttcccatcttccccctgaaactaggacagcagagtccctgtccatcttccccctgaagctaggacagcagagtccctgcccatcttccccctgatgctaggacagtagagtccctgcccatcttccccctgaagctaggacagtagagtccctccccatcttcccctgatgctaggacagcagtcccttcccatcttccccctgaaggtaggacagcagagtccctgtccatcttccccctgaagctaggacagtagagtccctgcccatctttcccctgaagctaggacagtagagtccctgcccatcttccccctgaagctaggacagcagagtccctgcccatttTCCGAAAGCACCTGAAACCCTACCACTTCAGAGTATTGTAAATAAACCCCCCACCACCTCCTACTTCATTGAGGAAACGTGTACTTACTATGCCTGTGACATGTcattgtcccacctagctatcttaaggtGAATGTACTGCTGTGAGTCACTCTGGATAGGAGAGTCTGCTAAATCACTAAAAGCTCCATGTAaatgtgtggaccccaggaagaggagctgctgcatgtgcaacagctaatggggatcctactTAACTAACTAAATCATCTCTGTATAAAACAACTGTCGTTTTTGAGTTTTTAGAAGAGCTCGGCCATGCATGTGTGGCTATAATCACTTGTGTAGAAAGGAAGTAGGCTAAAGTCTGGTACCAGTCCTGATAATGACACTGTGGAGAGTAGGGTCCATTAACGACATCACTGTCTGCTATTCTTGTTGAAAGTCAACGGTTTATTGTGAAAATAacctgggaagagagagaaattgaAACATTGGACAAGTGGTTGCTTGAAGTGTTTCACAAAGACAGAACATCAACAGGTAGGTAGGGACAGATTGGTTTATTTCTATTTCAGGACCTGGTGATACTGAAGAAGATGACTCCTCCCATGGCCAGCAGTACCCCTACAGTAATCTCCAACATCTTCCCCAGCTTCCACTGCTTATAATCCTGCTGCTGTTTCTGCTGGTACTGGGCCCTTCTGGCCCTCAGCTCCTTCTCCCTTTGCAGCTGCTCTCCATAGTGAGCCTGGAAGAAGGCATCAAAGTCAAACATGGCCTTCCCTCCAACGTTGGAGAACCGTCGGGTTCTCTGCTGTTGTTGATGCTGCTGTGGGCCAGAGGCTCTGTTGCTGGAGGTGGCCTCCCGGTCCGAGGGTCTCCCTGCCCCCCGGATGTCTGACCCACTGAGGATGCCGCGGTCGTACTTCCTCCTCAGGGCCATGCTCCCCAGCACGCTATAGGCCTCGGTGATCTCAGAGAAACGCTGGGTGGCTTCCTCGTTGTCGGGGTTCTTGTCTGGGTGGTAGATGAACGACTGTTTGTAATATGCTGTTTTTATTTGGGATTGGGTGGCGCTTGGGGACACTCGGAGGATGTCGTAGTAGGCCGTTCTGCTCCTGTGAAGAGGCGGGAAGTCTGACTGGTTGTTTTTGCTCCTCCAGCTGTAAGTCCTGGTGGAGTACAGGACCTCTGGGTGAGGTCGAAACCGGCCTGATTGCTGCTCTGCCAGCATGACCGTGCTGAATGCTTGGAGCTGCTGAGGTGACCCAAAGATTTCAGGGTGTAAGGTGGCCATGACAACACCTCTGCTATTCCAACACATCATCCTGTGCACTGTTACTAGGTTACCCTTGGACAGAGGCTGTACACTGGGCCACAGGTACAATGGTGACCGTCTGAGCTCACTATCCTGAACAGTTGCTAATATGATAGCGGGTTTAGCATTAATGTCTAATAAAAGCAAATCACTACTTGACCAAAGTAATGTCCCATACCCCAGTCTGTTCTCATGTTTTAGCCTAGAAAGTATTTGATGAATGTGTTCTGTCTCCGTGCATTCCTGTGCATTCTCTTTGAGGTTGTTACGTTCAGGTTCCCAGGAACTCGCCTGACTGTCCCTTGTTGACACCGGGTGACATTCGTAAATCCCTTGTCCGGTTACCTTGGCTTTAAAGGTTCTGGCTCCAATTATAGAGGTTGCTGCTGCTACTGACATCGTTTCGTGTGGTCGATCTTCGGCGCAGGGGATGGAGTGAGTCGGTGCGTTTCTGATAGCTGAAAATCTGTAAACTCCGCTCCCCAATCTCCGACTGACCTCCGCCATTCTCCCGTAGCAGCAGGTACAGCGGCCATGGAGAAATGACAGAAACGAGAAGACAGGGGTGGGATCCGGTAAAATGTATAGCAGACCAATGAGAGAATATGTAAATGGGATGTGGTCACAAAACGTATTCTGTCATCCAATCATATACGAGGAATTGGGGTTTGAACGTTCTCAATtatcgcctcttcctctctgatgtgATGGTCTTGTGCAAATTAATTTTTCGTATGCTTTAAAATTGTGTTTAGATATGCATTTCATTCAAAATGCCGTTTTGGTTGTTGAAGTCGTTTCTAATAGTATTGTTTTTCCCCAACTACGCGGCTGTCTCTTTAAATTACGTGCCCCTTTCCTTGTCGCTGAAATTCCACGTCACACTCACATGTGGAGCCTCAGCTGTAGCCAGACATCATAAAAACGTTTAAGGTTTTTTGGTTTAAATCGATCATTCGTAGAAATCTTGTAGGAAACAAAATTAGACATGGCCTCAAGTTGTCGAAGACCCGAGCATATGGCTCCGCCTGAAATTGTTAGTAtgatgtgtttgttttttaagaCAGACgagagctagctaacgttagccgcaTTTACTGTAAGAAAACACACGTTTGCTAAGTTAGTTAGCTAGTGATCTGTTCCAAAATACCTACCTAGCAAGTGACTAGTTATGTTTACTTCATTATGTGGACAACATTTCCGCGACACATCTTGTGTTTACCTGCACGTAGCACTTAACTTCTTGTGTTTTGATTTCTGCTCGTTCTGCAGTTCTATAACGAAGAGGAGGCCAAGAAATATTCTCAGAAGTGAGTTCGGGGTTTGATAATGACCTCCAATGGGCTGCATAATACGAATCGTTTGAATACAAATCGTTGCATTTTTACCATTTACATACTGACCAGAGGCTGTCCTTGATGCAATCTCTTTGAGACAGTAGAATGTAATATGATTCAAGGGTAGCTAAGTAATCAACTGTTCAATAATTTCCTCGTGGATTTCCAGTTCTCGGATGATTGAGATCCAGAGCCAGATGTCTGAGAGAGCTGTGGAGCTGCTGAACCTGCCTGAGGACCAGCCCTGTTTCCTGCTCGATGTAGGGTATGTGTACAAGCCAGGGGACTGCTGAGGGCTCTCGTTAATGTAATGAGTCTGGGTAGGAGAACAAAACAACATCAAAACTACTTTAGACTGAATGTGTCTTTATAACTTGTCCCATCAGGTGTGGCTCCGGGCTAAGTGGGGACTACCTGTCAGAGGAGGGACATTTCTGGGTTGGAGTGGACATCAGCACAGCCATGTTGGGTGAGTGTGGTTGAGTGGGCGTCAGCCATTGGTGTCATTCCTGGCGCAAAAAATATTGCTTTCATATTTAGAGATGGATCAGCAACCTGAAATACAGCAGTCAATATTTGTTTGTTGTGCTCCGCTGTTGACCAGTGCTGTGTCCTTGTCTCTAGATGTAGCGCTGGAtcgggaggtggagggagacctTGTGTTGGGGGATATGGGGGAGGGATTGCCCTTCAGGCCTGGGACCTTTGATGGCTGCATCAGGTAAAGAGTTTGTCCTTCCTGTCCTCTAAGAGAGACCTGAGTTCTCTGCTGAGAAATTACTATTGATGGACTTGTCAAGACTGAGTTAGTAatgtctccttctgtctgtctccatccttctctttctACCTATCACCTGTGTCTGtgtcctcccctacctctcttTGTCTCATCCCTCAGTATTTCTGCTCTCCAGTGGCTCTGCAATGCTGACAAAAAGACTCACAGCCCCCCCAAGAGGCTCTACACCTTCTTCAGTACACTCTACTCCTCCCTGGTGAGATCCCTAGTGACCTCTGTCCAATCTAACGCCTTCCTGGTGAGATCCCTAGGGACCTCTGTCCAATCTGACTACTTGTGTTATTGTCCCGTATCTTTTTAGTCAAGAGGAGCCCGTGCAGTGTTTCAGCTTTACCCAGAGAACTCTGAGCAGGTACAGTGATATGAAATTTTTTTATTAAAGTTAATCTCCACAGAAACATGCCGACACACTCCGTGACACCTGGTTGACCACTCCTGACCTGTAGTTGCTCTTTTCATCTGTGTACTGTTGTTGACTGTCTTCCTTCTATATATATTCATACTAAATGTTCTATTTTATGACACCTTTGTTACTTTAATATTTTACTATTGTTAACATTGAGAGGTGAACCAGCCAGCGTTTCAGTGTTTCAGTCTGTGCTGTGCAAATGAATAATAGACTTGACTGTGTGCAGCTGGAACTGATTACATCCCAGGCCATGAAGGCAGGCTTCAGTGGAGGCATGGTGGTGGACTATCCTAACAGCACCAAGGCCAAAAAGTGAGTCTCCCCGCCCCCCCTGCCGCCCAGCGGCCCAACCTGGTTTGGTAGTCACCATACAAATTTAACCAATAGAATGGGCCTCTCCGGTTAAGTCAGTGATGTCATAATGAGATAATGATGGCATAATGatgtcaatgatggcataatgatATCGTAAtgagtcaatgatggcataatgatATCATAAtgagtcaatgatggcataatgatATCATAAtgagtcaatgatggcataaatATGTCATAATGAgtcaatgatgtcataatgagTCAATGATGtcagattctatttctatggtcatCAGTTGGTGGTCAtactagaaacacacacacaaacccatgtCTTTCtggcactcacactcacactactGACTGCTAGGGAACTACTTTATTGAGGGATGGttttacttactatgactgtgatacgTGGTTGTCCCCACCTAGTTACTTTAAGATGAATGCTcttaactgtaagtctctctggatcagagtggctgctaaatgactaaaactgACATTCTTCtctgattttttttcttcccccaTCAGGTTCTTCCTGTGTCTGTTCGCTGGGTTTTCAGGAACCCTACCCAAGGTGAGGAAAAGAATAAGGGCTCATTTGTAGAGACTGTTGTCTTGAATGCTGAACGCTGATGGTTTGTGGTCCCTGTGTTTCAGGGGCTAGTGTCAGAGACAGTGGACAGGGACGTCCCAAATCAAGTCCAATTCACAGGACAGAGGTAAAGAAATAACATCCTCAACTTTAGAAGTGTTGTAGTGATTGTTTACCACCATTTATGCTAATGAGAAGACTCATTAATCAATGCATTAACATAGTTGGGGTAGATGGCATTTGGACAGGTCTTGTCGTCAGGCCAGGCTCATctcccagagagacagagggttgtcTTCCTGCCTGACTACAGTTACTGCCCGGGCAGCTTTTCCGCCCTCTGACATCACGTGATGTAGCAGATGGAGATATGGGAAACTCAGCCTGAAGTGTGTCCACTTGCTCGTCCAAATAGTTTTTCTGTGTCTCGAGTAAGacacttaacctctctgggatattagGGACGGTAGAGTCCCaccccgccaacagccagtgaaagtgcagggcgccaaattcaaaacaacaaaaaatctcataattaaaattcctcaagcatacaagtattttacaccattttaaagataaaattatcgttaatccagccatcagtgtctgatttcaaaaaggctttacagcaaaagcaccacaaatgattgtgttaggtcaccaccaagtcacagaaaaacacagccatttttccagccaaagatagaagtcacaaaaagcagaaatataatcactaacctttgatcttcatcagatgacactcataggacatcatgttacgcaatacatgtatgttttgttcgataaagtgcatatttatatccgaaaatctaattttactttgaagtgttatgttcagtagttccaaaacatgcagtggttttgcagagagccacatcaatttacagaaacactcataataaacattgataaaagatacaactattatacatggaactttagataaacctctctttaatgcaaccgctgtgtcagatttcaaaaaaactttacggaaaaagcacaccatgcaataatctgagtacggcggtCAGAGCCCAAAgcagccaaagaaatatccgccatgttgtgtagtcaacattagtcagaaatagcattataaatatgaacttacttttgatgatcttcatcagaatgcactcccaggaatcccagttccacaataaatgttcgataatgtccatcctttatgtccaaatagctacttttgttagcgcgttttgtaaacaaatccaaagttacgaagcgcgttcactaggagcagacgaagtggcaaaaagttctgttacagtccgtagaaacatgtcaaacgatgtatagaatcaatctttaggatgtttttaacataaatcttcaataatgttccaaccggagaattccttttgtcttcagaaatgcaatggaaagcGAGCTAACTCTCTCATGACCGCACGTCacgagcctgtggcactctgccagaccactgactcaaacagcccttatgagcccctcctttacagtagaagcctcaaacaagtttctaaagactgttgacatctagtggaagccttgggaagtgcaacatgaccaatatcccactgtatcttcaataggggcgGAGTTGAAAATccacaaacctcagatttcccacttcctggttggacttcttctcaggttttcgcctgccgtatgagttctgttatactcacagacatcattcaaacagttttagaaacttcagtgttttctatccaaatatactaattatatgcatattctagcttttatggctgagtacCAGGTTTACTCTGGGCACATTATTCATCCAacctactcaatactgcccccccagTCATCAAGAAGTTAGTGGGTGTGATCCTGTGTGTTTGCGAGACAGAGGTCCTGGGTTGGAGCCTTGGTATGAGCCGAATCAGGAGGAAATGGCTTAGCAAGCAGTGTGACGTCCTTTACAATGACACTGATCACATCTGTCAGAGAAGACACGGAGCCGAGTTGAAGATGAAATATGTAAAAACATAGCTACAGGTTGTTTAGAGCGAAGGTGTCTCAATCCCTTCCTGTGTCTACTGGTGGTCATTTCCTGTTTTGTCTTTTGTAAAGATCTCGCTTTAGGAACATGAAGGGCAAGTCTGCAAAGAAGGGAAAAGACTGGGTCctagagaagaaggagaggaggagaagacagggcAGGTATGTACCCCTCTGCCTACTCTCTCATTTGGGCAGGGATCCTGGCTACTCTGTCTCATTGGGCAGGGATCCTAGCTACTCTGTCTCATTTGGGCAGGGATCCTGGCTACTCTGTCTCATTTGGGCAGGGATCCTGGCTACTCTGTCTCATTTTGGGCAGGGATCCTGGCTACTCTGTCTCATTGGGCAGGGATCCTGGCTACTCTGTCTCATTTGGGCAGGGATCCTGGCTACTCTGTCTCATTGGGCAGGGATCCTGGCTACTCTCTCATTGGGCTCATTGGATCCTGATCCTGTACAGGTTAACATTATGATGTTCATATAGTTTACAACCCCATTTGAAGGAAGTCATCAGGCTCTGTAACAGAAAGGCTGGTCTCTTACAGTCTTCCCTCTCTGTGGTGTGTTCTGTTTTCCAGGGAAGTCCGAGCTGACACAAAGTACACTGCCCGGCAGAGAAGGCCTCACTTTTAAACCCCAGTCAgtcctgtgtgttccagcccGGAGGTTCACACTCATGGAGTACTACTGTCCTTCCTGTGTGACCAGAGGAGCCGTGACCGGCAAGATTTAAACTTTCAAATCAATCCTACTCACTTAAAAACGGGTGGattaaaatctttttttttcttcccatttTAGAAGTTGACGGTTGTTTTCTTCCAGGAGTTGTCTCTATCAGTGGATTGGAAATTAATTCATATAAATTTGAGAATGCGATTCCCACCCACGCCGTTGAATGCCAGTTGCTGTGGTTACCTAGACTGGTTGCTAGGCTTTGTTTAGCTATAACATTCCTAGAGAGGGGCTCGTTTCTGTACTTTCCACTCCTTTTGGTGTCATGTGCCACTGGAGCATGAGGAGTGAGGAAAGTTATAGCTAAACAGTGACTGGCCACCAATCTAATGCTTATCTGGTTGTGGTCCCAATCCTCTGGACAGAAACTGGCCCCTCTCTAGGACATGGCCCCCTATCCTCTGGACAGAAACTGGCCCCTCTCTAGGACATGGACCCCTATCCTCTGGACAGAAACTGGCCCCTCTCTAGGACATGGCCCCCTATCCTCTGGACAGAAACTGGCCCCCCTCTAGGACATGGCCCACTATCCTCTGGACAGAAACTGGCCCCTCTAGGACATGGCCCCCTATCCTCTGGACAGAAATAAGAAGTTGTAGATGTGTTTTatatgcactatttctatgcttcctgttctaaATTAACTGAAGTaaaatatatatgtgtatatatatatatatatatatataataaaaagcaacaataatgagactatatacaggggtacaggttagtaatgagactatatacagggggtacaggttagtaatgagactatatacaggggtacaggttagtaatgagactatatacaggggtacaggttagtaatgagactatatacaggggtacaggttagtaatgagactatatacaggggtacaggttagtaatgagactatatacaggggtacaggttagtaatgagactatatacaggggtacaggttagtaatgagactatatacaggggtacaggttagtaatgagactatatacagggggtacaggttagtaatgagactatatacagggggtacaggttagtaatgagactatatacagggggtacaggttagtaatgagactatatacagggggtacaggttagtaatgagactatatacagggggtacagtttagtaatgagactatatacaggggtacaggttagtaatgagactatatacaggggtacaggttagtaatgagactatatacaggggttacaggttagtaatgagactatatacaggggcacaggttagtaatgagactatatacaggggtacaggttagtaatgagactatatacaggggtacaggttagtaatgagactatatacaggggtacaggttagtaatgagactatatacagggggtacaggttagtaatgagactatatacagggggtacagattagtaatgagactatatacagggggtacaggttagtaatgagactatatacagggggtacaggttagtaatgagactatatacaggggtacaggttagtaatgagactatatacagggggtacaggttagtaatgagactatatacagggggtacaggttagtaatgagactatatacaggggtacaggttagtaatgagactatatacagggggtacaggttagtaatgagactatatacaggggtacaggttagtaatgagactatatacagggggtacaggttagtaatgagactatatacaggggtacaggttagtaatgagactatatgcagggggtacaggttagtaatgagactatatacagggggtacaggttagtaatgagactatatacaggggtacaggttagtaatgagactatatacagggggtacaggttagtaatgagactatatacaggggtacaggttagtaatgagactatatacaggggtacaggttagtaatgagactatatacagggggtacaggttagtaatgagactatatacatgggtgcaggttagtaatgagactatatacaggggtacaggttagtaatgagactaaatacagggggtacaggttagtaatgaggatatatacagggggtacaggttagtaatgagactatatacaggggtacaggttagtaatgagactaaatacagggggtacaggttagtaatgagactatatacagggggtacaggttagtaatgagactatatacatgggtgcaggttagtaatgagactatatacaggggtacaggttagtaatgagactaaatacagggggtacaggttagtaatgaggatatatacagggggtacaggttagtaatgaggatatatacagggggtacaggttagtaatgagactatatacatgggtacaggttagtaatgagactatatacagggctacaggttagtaatgagactatatacaggggcacaggttagtaatgagactatatacaggggtacaggttagtaatgagactatatacagggggtacaggttagtcgaggtaattgaggtagtatgtacactaccggtcaaaggttttagaacacctactcattcaagggtttttctttattttttactattttctacgttgtagaataatagcgaagacattaaaactatgaaataacacatatgggatcatgtagtaaccaaaaaaaaagtgttaaataaatctaaatatgtttttatagttgatattcttcaaatagccaccctttgccttgatgccagCTTTGTGTATGTTGTcctgtgtgtatgttatcatgtgtttgtgtgtcttcaccccgctgttccataaggtgtatttttctacctaatttaaatctaattttactgtttgcacgagttacttgatgtggaacatcatgtagtcatggctctatgtagtactgtgcacctcccgtagtctgttctggacttggggactgtgaagagacctctggtggcgtgTGTTGTGGGGTATGGACGGGTGTCAGAGTTATGGGCTTGTAGTTTAAActgacagctcggtgcattcaacatgatGAAGTCAATATCgtctccactttgagccaggagagattgacatgcatattattaatgttagctctctgtgtagatccgagggccagccgtgctgccctgttctgagccaattgtaattttcctaagtccctctttgtggcacctgaccacacgactgaacagtagtccaggtgtgacaaaactaagggcctgtaggacctgaccacactactgaacagtagtccaggtgtgcctgtaggacctgaccacacgactgaacagtagtccaggtgtgacaaaactaagggcctgtaggacctgaccacacgactgaacagtatcCAGGTGTGCCTGTAggacctgaccacacgactgaacagtagtccaggtgtgcctgtaggacctgaccacacgactgaacagtagtccaggtgtgacaaaactaagggcctgtaggacctgaccacacgactgaacagtagtccaggtgtgcctgtaggacctgccttgaaGCCTGAAAACCATGGCTTTGATTCACGGTGTACGCTGCCCTTCTTATATGGTTTCCTTTGTGGCGCCCGTCTTCGAGTCGGGCGGTTGTTCATATGAGGGATGCATCTATTGGTTTACGTGTTCTAGCTGGAAGATTCAACCATGAAGATATTTACACGTACCTGTGTTCAGTTTGACAGGATGGAATAAGATTCACCTGGGTTTATGTTTGGTGGAGAATGTGCTTAGTGGAACACCGTTGCCTGGCTACGTTGCTGAAGATTTAAATCTGTGGACTTAATGAGATCCAGTCCATACGTACTCGTGTACAAGGCCGAATCACAAGTCCCCAGTTTTGGTGTGTGCCCAATTCAATCAAGCTAaatggggttagttaaggggagatggggttagttaaggggagatggggttagttaaggggagatggggttagttaaggggagatggggttagttaaggggagatggggttagttaaggggagatggggttagttaaggggagatggggttagttaaggggagatggggttagttaaggggagatggggttagttaaggggagatggggttagttaaggggagatgggtttagttaaggggagatggggttagttaaggggagatggggttagttaaggggagatggggttagttaaggggagatggggttagttaaggggagatggggttagttaaggggagatgggttagttaaggggagatgggttagttaaggggagatgggtttagttaaggggagatggggttagttaaggggagatggggtagttaaggggaga
Encoded proteins:
- the LOC139382552 gene encoding dnaJ (Hsp40) homolog, subfamily C, member 30b; translation: MAEVSRRLGSGVYRFSAIRNAPTHSIPCAEDRPHETMSVAAATSIIGARTFKAKVTGQGIYECHPVSTRDSQASSWEPERNNLKENAQECTETEHIHQILSRLKHENRLGYGTLLWSSSDLLLLDINAKPAIILATVQDSELRRSPLYLWPSVQPLSKGNLVTVHRMMCWNSRGVVMATLHPEIFGSPQQLQAFSTVMLAEQQSGRFRPHPEVLYSTRTYSWRSKNNQSDFPPLHRSRTAYYDILRVSPSATQSQIKTAYYKQSFIYHPDKNPDNEEATQRFSEITEAYSVLGSMALRRKYDRGILSGSDIRGAGRPSDREATSSNRASGPQQHQQQQRTRRFSNVGGKAMFDFDAFFQAHYGEQLQREKELRARRAQYQQKQQQDYKQWKLGKMLEITVGVLLAMGGVIFFSITRS
- the LOC139382510 gene encoding 18S rRNA (guanine-N(7))-methyltransferase → MASSCRRPEHMAPPEIFYNEEEAKKYSQNSRMIEIQSQMSERAVELLNLPEDQPCFLLDVGCGSGLSGDYLSEEGHFWVGVDISTAMLDVALDREVEGDLVLGDMGEGLPFRPGTFDGCISISALQWLCNADKKTHSPPKRLYTFFSTLYSSLSRGARAVFQLYPENSEQLELITSQAMKAGFSGGMVVDYPNSTKAKKFFLCLFAGFSGTLPKGLVSETVDRDVPNQVQFTGQRSRFRNMKGKSAKKGKDWVLEKKERRRRQGREVRADTKYTARQRRPHF